One window from the genome of Salvia splendens isolate huo1 chromosome 9, SspV2, whole genome shotgun sequence encodes:
- the LOC121749606 gene encoding uncharacterized protein At5g39865-like, protein MGCTASRPANFIGNQEDPNSNSSTNSQLQSPHHSFSDASSTPVSRTLSLPTPLIHHPPLRKGDSNHFVSLTSTTYGSLALPSPQNPRDLGISEDPPSPDSVINTWELMEGLDEEEFRYQIVENPKKLGEIQMDGDQLEQSYEFVEHPVSKPLWKHLSEESFLAKMDTNVASSYRRALLGRKNVCEEAVKPIKIVSLESDSVNSAVADAESDGSCCLPSGDNRIVLFYTSLRGIRKTYEDCCAVRVIMRCFRVCVDERDISMDRSYRTELQEALKGKTVSLPQLFINGKYIGGAEDITQLHEAGELAKLLQDFPITDKGIVCEACGDARFIPCPSCSGSRKVYEGEDGELRRCPGCNENGLVRCPGCCP, encoded by the coding sequence ATGGGGTGCACTGCTTCACGCCCAGCTAATTTCATCGGTAATCAGGAAGATCCCAACTCCAATTCCTCCACCAATTCGCAGCTGCAATCTCCTCACCACTCCTTCTCCGACGCCTCTTCCACGCCGGTGTCGAGGACGCTCTCTCTGCCGACCCCTTTGATCCACCACCCTCCTTTGAGAAAAGGGGACTCCAATCACTTCGTTTCTCTCACATCCACCACCTACGGCTCCCTCGCGCTGCCCTCCCCCCAAAATCCTCGAGATTTGGGGATTTCCGAGGACCCTCCGTCGCCGGACTCTGTCATCAACACGTGGGAGCTCATGGAAGGCCTCGACGAAGAGGAATTTCGCTACCAAATCGTCGAGAATCCTAAGAAATTGGGTGAAATTCAGATGGATGGTGATCAATTGGAGCAATCCTATGAGTTTGTGGAGCATCCGGTGTCGAAGCCGCTGTGGAAGCACTTGTCCGAGGAGTCTTTCCTGGCCAAAATGGACACGAATGTGGCGTCTAGCTACCGTAGGGCTTTGTTGGGGAGGAAGAATGTGTGTGAAGAGGCTGTGAAGCCTATAAAGATTGTGTCTTTGGAGTCGGATAGTGTGAATTCTGCGGTGGCTGATGCAGAAAGTGATGGATCTTGCTGTTTGCCTAGTGGTGACAATAGGATTGTGCTGTTCTACACTAGTTTGAGGGGGATAAGGAAGACTTACGAGGATTGCTGCGCGGTTCGGGTGATTATGAGGTGTTTTAGAGTGTGCGTTGATGAGAGGGATATATCGATGGACAGGTCGTATAGGACTGAGCTGCAGGAGGCTTTGAAGGGTAAAACAGTGAGCTTGCCTCAGCTGTTTATCAATGGGAAGTATATTGGTGGTGCTGAGGACATTACGCAGCTCCACGAGGCGGGGGAGTTGGCGAAGCTGCTGCAGGATTTCCCAATCACGGATAAAGGAATTGTCTGCGAGGCTTGTGGGGATGCGAGGTTTATACCATGCCCGAGCTGCAGTGGGAGCCGGAAGGTTTATGAAGGGGAAGACGGGGAGCTGAGGAGATGTCCGGGTTGCAATGAGAATGGACTGGTTCGGTGCCCTGGTTGCTGCCCTTGA